The sequence below is a genomic window from bacterium.
GCTTGCCCTGGTTGATCGGATGATCGGGGTTCCCCTCGACCTTGATCGGACGATTCTCGCGCGTCTTCACGTGGAGCCCGCACCCGACCGGGCACTCCTGACACGTCGAGGCGTAGATGACCGGATTGCCGGGCGTCAGCCCTTCGGGCTGCACGACATAGGGAATCAGCTTTTCGACGTGGTCCGAGCAGCCGGCGGCAGCGGCAGCTCCGGCGCTCACTCCGACGAGCTTCAGGAAGTCACGACGAGAGGTCTCAGGCATCCGAAGTCCTAGGTCCTAGTAGTGGCAGGTCAGGCAATCCTGAGAGGCGCCATTGTCTCGGTGGCACAGAACGCACCACCCCATTTCGAGCTTCTGCGTCGGCAACCCGTACTGCCAGAATTTCGTATCCGGCGTCATGTACAGCTTGTCGAGGTCCTGCACCTGGCCATGGCAGGTCTGGCATTCGAACCCGACACGAACATGAGCCTGGTGCTGGAACTTCACGTACTCGGGGAGGCGATGGATCTGCGTCCACGGAATCGACTTCTGCTCGGCCCAGTACTGCTTGAGGATCTGGATGCCCTCGAGCTCGTCGTATTCGGCGGGAAACTGCTCATGGCAGCCCATGCAAACTTCGGTGGACGGAACACCGGCGGCGCGGGAACGATCCGTTCCGGTATGGCAGTAGAGGCAATCGATGCCCCAGTCGCCCGCGTGATGCTTGTGACTGAAGGGGATCGGCTGCTGAGGACCTTCAGCGGCGGGATCCCAGGCGGCTGCGTGAGACCGGCACGCGGCCAGCGTAGGAAAGGGCTTGTCGTACTCCGGCGGGATCTCGATCGTGAGATGCGGATCCTCTGCCGCCAGTGCCTTCAGCTCCTGGGCCTCGCAGACGCTCGTCGCGTGGCGCACAGAATCAGCGGATGCCGGAACTCCGGAACTCGCAACCAGCCAGAAGCCGGCGACTGCGAGAACGAAGAGCACACGGACGGAACGGCGGGGCAATCGATGCGTTCCCATGACGTGCCTGAAGCGCTCCCTGCTTGCGTTGGACCCGTTCTGCCCGCTGCCGAAGCGCCCACCGCCGCCTCCGGCACCTCTCGTCGCCCCCTGCCGCGCCTGTGCGCAGCATGGAGCCATGACGATCGGGCGTTTGGCGCGCCGAACGCGCTTCCTTCCGAAGCGCAGGCGGGTTTTCATTAGAACTTCAGCTTGCTTGCGTCAACCCTGAGCAACGGCTCACAAGGCCCTGAAACCCCGATAGAGACGATGTTCTAGCGCTCCGAGATTCGCGATGCGGCGGTTTTCCCGATCCGATAGAATCGCGCCGCCTCCCCCATGGGGGGAGCGAATCTTGACGGTTTGACCCATGACTCCGGGTCGCATTCAGAAGCCGTGAGGAATCCCACCCGCGGAAGCCGGCGCTCCGTCGACCCCGCCAAGGAGTATCGAGCATGGGCGACGCATGGATCATC
It includes:
- a CDS encoding cytochrome c3 family protein gives rise to the protein MKTRLRFGRKRVRRAKRPIVMAPCCAQARQGATRGAGGGGGRFGSGQNGSNASRERFRHVMGTHRLPRRSVRVLFVLAVAGFWLVASSGVPASADSVRHATSVCEAQELKALAAEDPHLTIEIPPEYDKPFPTLAACRSHAAAWDPAAEGPQQPIPFSHKHHAGDWGIDCLYCHTGTDRSRAAGVPSTEVCMGCHEQFPAEYDELEGIQILKQYWAEQKSIPWTQIHRLPEYVKFQHQAHVRVGFECQTCHGQVQDLDKLYMTPDTKFWQYGLPTQKLEMGWCVLCHRDNGASQDCLTCHY